One window of the Halarcobacter mediterraneus genome contains the following:
- the typA gene encoding translational GTPase TypA: protein MRDIRNIAVIAHVDHGKTTLVDELLKQSGTFAAHQEVDERVMDSNDIEKERGITILSKNTAIDYEGVRINIIDTPGHADFGGEVERVLKMVDSVLLLVDAQEGVMPQTKFVVKKALQLGHRPIVVVNKIDKPAGEPDRVVDEVFDLFDQMGADEEQLEFPVIYAAARDGYAMHALEDEKKDLQPLFETILNEVPKPKGSEEEGLQLQVFTLDYDNFIGKIGIARIFNGTISQGETVLLCKADGEKVKGRVTKLIGFKGLERVEIKTAGAGDICAVAGFETIDVGDSLCDPANPMPLDPMHIEEPTLSVTFAVNDSPLAGTEGKFVTSNKIDERLAAEMNTNIAMNYEQIGEGKFKVNGRGELQITILAENMRREGFEFSIGRPEVITREENGVTMEPFEHLVIDTPDDYSGTIIEKLGKRKANMTNMVPMGAGFTRLEFEIPARGLIGIRTEFLTDTKGEGVMNHSFLDFRPHSGTVESRKYGALVSMENGEALGYSIFNLQERGVMYIKPQDKVYNGMVIGEHAKSNDLDVNPIKGKQLTNVRSSGADDAIKLVPPRVMSLENALEWIEEDELVEVTPLSVRVRKRELDPTVRKRAAKKAKFADE, encoded by the coding sequence ATGAGAGATATTAGAAATATTGCCGTAATTGCACACGTTGACCATGGTAAAACAACACTTGTTGATGAGTTACTAAAACAGTCTGGAACTTTTGCAGCTCACCAAGAGGTTGATGAAAGGGTTATGGATAGCAATGATATTGAGAAAGAAAGAGGAATTACTATTCTTTCTAAAAATACTGCTATTGATTACGAAGGTGTAAGAATCAACATTATTGATACTCCAGGACACGCCGATTTTGGTGGAGAAGTTGAGAGGGTTTTAAAAATGGTTGATTCAGTTTTATTACTAGTTGATGCACAAGAAGGTGTAATGCCTCAAACTAAATTTGTTGTTAAAAAAGCACTTCAATTAGGACATAGACCAATTGTTGTTGTAAACAAAATTGATAAACCAGCTGGTGAACCTGATAGAGTTGTTGATGAAGTATTTGACCTATTTGACCAAATGGGTGCAGATGAAGAGCAACTTGAATTCCCAGTAATATATGCAGCAGCTAGAGATGGTTATGCAATGCATGCACTAGAAGATGAGAAGAAAGATTTACAGCCATTATTTGAAACTATTTTAAATGAAGTTCCAAAACCAAAAGGAAGCGAAGAAGAAGGTTTACAACTTCAAGTATTTACTCTTGATTATGATAACTTTATTGGAAAGATTGGTATTGCAAGAATTTTCAATGGTACTATTTCTCAAGGTGAAACAGTTCTTTTATGTAAAGCAGATGGTGAAAAAGTTAAAGGTAGAGTTACAAAACTTATTGGTTTTAAAGGTTTAGAGAGAGTTGAAATTAAAACTGCTGGTGCAGGTGATATCTGTGCAGTTGCTGGTTTTGAAACAATTGATGTTGGTGACTCTCTTTGTGATCCAGCTAACCCAATGCCACTAGACCCAATGCACATTGAAGAACCAACTCTTTCTGTTACTTTTGCTGTTAATGATTCTCCATTAGCTGGAACTGAAGGTAAGTTTGTTACTTCAAATAAAATTGATGAAAGACTTGCAGCAGAAATGAATACTAATATTGCTATGAATTATGAGCAAATTGGTGAAGGTAAATTTAAAGTTAACGGAAGAGGTGAACTTCAAATTACTATTTTAGCTGAAAATATGAGAAGAGAAGGTTTTGAGTTCTCTATTGGTAGACCAGAAGTTATTACAAGAGAAGAAAATGGTGTAACTATGGAACCATTTGAGCATTTAGTAATTGATACTCCAGATGATTATTCTGGGACAATTATTGAAAAGCTTGGGAAAAGAAAAGCTAATATGACAAATATGGTACCTATGGGTGCTGGATTTACAAGATTAGAGTTTGAAATTCCAGCACGTGGACTTATTGGTATAAGAACAGAGTTTTTAACTGATACAAAAGGTGAGGGTGTTATGAACCACTCATTCTTAGATTTTAGACCACATTCAGGAACAGTTGAATCTAGAAAATATGGAGCACTTGTATCTATGGAAAATGGAGAAGCTTTAGGTTATTCAATTTTCAATTTACAAGAAAGAGGTGTAATGTATATTAAACCTCAAGATAAAGTTTATAATGGAATGGTAATTGGAGAACACGCAAAATCAAATGATCTAGATGTGAATCCAATTAAAGGGAAGCAACTTACTAATGTTAGATCTTCGGGTGCAGATGATGCTATTAAACTTGTTCCACCAAGAGTGATGTCCTTAGAAAATGCTTTAGAGTGGATCGAAGAAGATGAACTTGTGGAAGTTACTCCTTTAAGTGTAAGAGTAAGGAAAAGAGAACTTGATCCAACAGTTAGAAAGAGAGCTGCAAAAAAGGCTAAATTCGCAGACGAATAG
- a CDS encoding Hsp20/alpha crystallin family protein: MLLTKFDPFKQMRELEKNFYNYPSSNEGVGSFVPVVNTREGENAFHIDVDLPGVKKEDIKVDINKNVLTISGERKTKEEIKEEDYYKVETSFGKFSRSFTIPENVDIENIEARSDNGVLEVVIPKLEEQNNKKTIEIK, encoded by the coding sequence ATGTTACTTACAAAATTTGATCCATTTAAACAAATGAGAGAGTTAGAAAAAAATTTTTATAATTATCCATCTTCAAATGAAGGTGTAGGAAGTTTTGTTCCTGTAGTTAATACAAGGGAAGGTGAAAATGCATTTCATATTGATGTGGATTTACCAGGAGTTAAAAAAGAAGATATTAAAGTAGATATAAATAAAAATGTCTTAACTATTTCAGGAGAAAGAAAAACTAAGGAAGAAATTAAAGAAGAAGATTATTATAAAGTTGAAACATCATTTGGTAAATTTTCAAGAAGTTTTACAATTCCTGAAAATGTAGATATTGAAAATATTGAAGCAAGAAGTGACAATGGTGTTTTAGAAGTAGTCATTCCTAAACTTGAAGAACAAAATAATAAAAAAACAATTGAAATAAAATAA
- a CDS encoding response regulator, translated as MKKIAIIDDESSILEMLKKFLSRKNLFEISTYDNPVTALNSLKRNKYDLILCDIMMPQMTGIDVVKEIKKEIPNQKIIMMTAFSTEEKMIECDDLEVTDYLTKPFISMRDVENKVLTNLNL; from the coding sequence ATGAAAAAAATTGCAATTATTGATGATGAAAGTTCTATTTTAGAAATGTTAAAGAAATTTTTATCAAGAAAGAATTTATTTGAGATATCTACATATGATAATCCAGTTACAGCTTTAAATTCATTAAAAAGAAATAAATATGATTTAATTCTTTGCGATATTATGATGCCACAAATGACTGGAATTGATGTTGTAAAAGAGATAAAAAAAGAAATACCCAATCAAAAAATAATTATGATGACAGCTTTCTCAACAGAAGAAAAGATGATTGAGTGTGATGATTTGGAAGTAACAGATTATTTGACAAAACCATTTATTTCTATGAGAGATGTAGAAAATAAAGTTTTAACAAACTTAAATCTATAA
- a CDS encoding methyl-accepting chemotaxis protein: MKNLTIKNKLLIIVVSTIIAVSVILAFEAIYSINHLSKKSIETYTKDAYKHKETNLKNYVSIAMNTVKEEYNKISSEGMDEETAKQNALIAVKKIRYGKDGYFWVNDLKLNMLMHPESKSLENTNVANIKDAKGKYFFKEIEKQAKNKGSGLVTYDWNKPGYNEPQPKYTYLEVFKPWGWVIATGSYLDDVEDRVAQMKQLSQDDTKNSITMITISVILLIIIISSIVIFISHRMIVSPLSKLTGTVKALTKFSSADQKININSKDEIGDLARYFNEYLESIRKVTAQDQKIVEESEKSIEMVRAGFFEYKVKAQTQNRSTNDLKNAINVLIDDFKEHLGEVNKALNEYSKGNFEYDFNVKNVSGNLGSVVRGTKSIGDNISEILATIMVSGEQLAENIQILTNSANSLSDSANAQAASLEETAAAVEEINSNIQNSTENMDKMKELDDVVMNSAQRGQELAHQTATSMDEINSEVESIADAITVIDQIAFQTNILSLNAAVEAATAGEAGKGFAVVAGEVRNLASRSAEAAKEIKDLVEKATSKANNGKNIADTMIKGYDELQGAIVQTKEIIDNVANASKEQGLGISQINDAITVLDKNTQENASDATSIASLAKEVKDLSDNLIAVAKNAKFKNSAREQIDDTELVHELNNLKLQHILFKENNFAKIAENTKFTVVDETQCNLGKWIINAEKEGKAFTKTENWQALKDAHKRVHGGVQNFLDKNLENASNDTLIEVGNGVETATAEVFKALDVVKIENAKLKKD; encoded by the coding sequence ATGAAAAACCTAACAATCAAAAACAAACTTCTAATAATTGTAGTTTCTACAATTATTGCAGTTTCTGTTATACTGGCTTTTGAGGCCATATACTCAATAAATCATCTTAGTAAGAAAAGTATTGAGACTTATACAAAAGATGCCTATAAACACAAAGAAACAAATCTTAAAAATTATGTTTCAATAGCAATGAACACTGTAAAAGAGGAATATAATAAAATCTCTTCAGAAGGTATGGATGAAGAAACTGCTAAACAAAATGCTTTAATTGCAGTTAAAAAAATCAGATACGGTAAAGATGGTTATTTTTGGGTAAATGACTTAAAATTGAATATGTTAATGCACCCTGAATCAAAATCTTTAGAGAACACAAATGTTGCAAATATCAAAGATGCAAAAGGAAAATACTTTTTTAAAGAAATTGAAAAACAAGCTAAAAACAAAGGTTCAGGTCTAGTAACCTATGATTGGAATAAGCCTGGATATAATGAACCACAACCAAAATACACTTATCTTGAAGTTTTCAAACCTTGGGGATGGGTTATTGCCACAGGAAGTTATCTAGATGATGTTGAAGACAGAGTGGCACAAATGAAACAATTAAGCCAAGATGATACTAAAAATAGTATAACTATGATTACAATAAGTGTAATCTTACTTATTATAATCATCTCTTCTATAGTAATTTTTATTTCTCATAGAATGATTGTTAGCCCCTTATCTAAACTTACGGGAACAGTAAAAGCTCTTACAAAATTTTCTAGTGCTGATCAAAAAATAAATATTAACTCTAAAGATGAAATAGGAGATTTGGCAAGATACTTTAATGAATATTTAGAATCAATTAGAAAAGTTACAGCACAAGATCAAAAAATAGTAGAAGAGAGTGAAAAATCTATTGAAATGGTAAGAGCAGGTTTCTTTGAATATAAAGTAAAAGCCCAAACACAAAATAGATCAACTAATGATTTGAAAAATGCTATTAATGTTTTAATTGATGACTTTAAAGAACATTTAGGAGAAGTTAACAAAGCTTTAAATGAATACTCAAAGGGTAATTTTGAATATGACTTCAATGTAAAGAATGTAAGTGGAAATTTAGGTTCTGTTGTAAGAGGAACGAAATCTATTGGAGATAATATTTCTGAGATTTTAGCAACTATTATGGTAAGTGGTGAGCAGCTAGCAGAAAATATTCAAATACTAACAAACTCTGCGAACTCTTTATCAGATTCAGCAAATGCTCAAGCAGCTTCATTAGAAGAAACTGCTGCTGCAGTTGAAGAAATAAATAGTAATATTCAAAATAGTACTGAAAATATGGATAAAATGAAAGAATTAGATGATGTAGTTATGAACTCTGCTCAAAGAGGTCAAGAATTAGCCCATCAAACAGCTACCTCAATGGATGAAATTAATTCAGAAGTTGAATCTATTGCAGATGCAATTACAGTAATTGATCAAATTGCATTCCAAACAAATATACTTTCACTAAATGCAGCTGTTGAAGCAGCAACTGCTGGTGAAGCTGGAAAAGGCTTTGCTGTAGTTGCAGGAGAAGTTAGAAACCTAGCTTCAAGATCAGCAGAAGCAGCAAAAGAAATAAAAGACTTAGTTGAAAAAGCAACTTCAAAAGCAAACAATGGTAAGAATATTGCTGATACAATGATTAAAGGTTATGATGAACTTCAAGGTGCTATTGTTCAAACTAAAGAGATAATTGATAATGTAGCAAATGCTTCTAAAGAGCAAGGTTTAGGTATCTCTCAAATTAATGATGCCATTACAGTATTAGATAAAAATACTCAAGAAAATGCAAGTGATGCTACTAGTATTGCAAGCCTTGCAAAAGAAGTAAAAGATTTATCAGATAACTTAATTGCTGTAGCAAAAAATGCAAAATTTAAAAACTCTGCTAGAGAACAAATTGATGATACAGAATTAGTTCATGAATTAAATAATCTTAAATTACAACATATCCTTTTCAAAGAAAACAACTTTGCAAAAATAGCAGAAAATACAAAATTTACAGTTGTTGATGAAACTCAGTGTAATTTAGGTAAATGGATAATAAATGCAGAAAAAGAAGGAAAAGCCTTTACTAAAACTGAAAATTGGCAGGCACTTAAAGATGCACATAAAAGAGTACATGGTGGAGTTCAAAACTTCTTAGATAAAAACTTAGAAAATGCCTCAAATGATACTTTAATTGAAGTAGGAAATGGTGTAGAAACTGCAACAGCTGAAGTTTTCAAAGCTCTTGATGTTGTAAAAATTGAAAATGCAAAATTGAAAAAGGATTAA
- a CDS encoding bacteriohemerythrin: MLINKENLPLVAEDFMNEVHYEDIDLINTLHKNILKFIEEESIENKMLVINTYKQWYSHTVNHFKGEEEKMLELNFPPYIVHKSEHDNCLQRMVYILDSFKKDNNIKQLKEYLENDVTTWLINHIQTMDTVTAMFFKSGVSPCHAQH, from the coding sequence ATGTTAATTAATAAAGAAAACCTACCTCTTGTTGCAGAAGATTTTATGAATGAAGTTCATTATGAAGATATTGATTTAATTAATACTTTACATAAAAACATATTAAAATTCATAGAAGAAGAATCAATTGAAAATAAAATGTTAGTAATAAATACTTATAAACAGTGGTATAGTCATACAGTTAATCACTTTAAAGGAGAAGAAGAAAAAATGCTTGAGCTTAATTTCCCTCCATATATAGTACATAAAAGTGAACATGATAACTGTTTACAAAGGATGGTTTATATTTTAGATTCATTTAAAAAAGACAATAATATAAAACAATTAAAAGAGTATCTTGAAAATGATGTTACTACTTGGTTAATTAATCATATACAAACTATGGATACAGTAACAGCAATGTTTTTTAAATCAGGGGTTAGCCCTTGTCATGCACAACATTAA
- a CDS encoding Crp/Fnr family transcriptional regulator, whose protein sequence is MNKLKNYYLFNGLSEKDMELLESISFEKSFSKDEIVFYKGDKSKYLLLLVSGCVTVYKHDFKDNEVVIHNFKAGTFIAELANYENINYPANCRCEMDSKIIFIDYQKFEEYFLNKKEFLLIFIKSLTKKIKTLEVFISSNMVENVDAKIAKFIFDNSEEIKNLKQVKVAEVLNIRQETLSRKLAQMKKEGILHDKKGKIEIKDEKALSSLFS, encoded by the coding sequence ATGAATAAATTAAAAAACTACTATCTTTTTAATGGTTTAAGTGAAAAGGATATGGAGCTTTTAGAGAGTATTTCTTTTGAAAAAAGTTTTTCAAAAGATGAAATTGTATTTTATAAAGGTGATAAGTCTAAATATTTATTACTTTTAGTATCAGGTTGTGTAACTGTATATAAACATGATTTTAAAGATAATGAAGTTGTGATTCATAACTTTAAAGCAGGTACATTTATAGCAGAGTTAGCAAATTATGAAAATATTAATTACCCTGCAAACTGTAGATGTGAAATGGATTCTAAAATAATTTTTATCGATTATCAAAAATTTGAAGAGTATTTTTTAAATAAAAAAGAATTTTTATTAATCTTTATAAAGTCTTTGACTAAAAAGATAAAGACTTTGGAAGTTTTTATTAGTTCGAATATGGTTGAAAATGTTGATGCAAAAATTGCAAAATTTATTTTTGATAATAGTGAAGAGATAAAAAATCTAAAACAAGTAAAAGTTGCAGAAGTATTGAATATTAGACAAGAGACTCTTTCAAGAAAATTAGCTCAAATGAAAAAAGAGGGTATTTTACATGATAAAAAAGGTAAAATTGAAATTAAAGATGAAAAAGCATTAAGTTCTCTATTTAGTTAG
- a CDS encoding metallophosphoesterase, with the protein MRFIIFATIFFSVMALLTFFISKRFVDKVHFSKSVKRYFNIFLLINLFGVLAYMFVRYNPFVPNWVYFLLSLPIGVIFLLFIATIIYEFFSRIINKSVPNEKRRDFFRKSLDIGSILIASSVNAKAMYNARHIEIEKVQIKINKLKQKYKIIQLSDIHIGGLVNKNFIHNLVEKVNKLNADIVVITGDLVDTKLDYAKAALDELKNLKSKYGVYFIVGNHEYFHGVNEIITYVNSLNIKTLENENVFIGEQEEGFYLAGVYDIFGYKADAFKPDLKKALNKTQNFPRVLLAHQPKFVNEIKEDIDLILCGHTHGGQIAPFNLLVRLQQPYIKGLNQHTKNTQVYVNKGTGFWGPPMRLGASSEISEITLTPN; encoded by the coding sequence ATGAGATTTATTATTTTCGCAACAATTTTTTTTAGTGTTATGGCATTACTTACTTTTTTTATTTCAAAAAGATTTGTAGATAAAGTTCATTTTTCAAAAAGTGTAAAAAGATATTTTAATATTTTTTTACTCATCAACCTTTTTGGAGTCTTGGCATATATGTTTGTAAGATATAATCCTTTTGTTCCCAATTGGGTTTATTTTCTTTTATCTCTTCCTATTGGCGTAATCTTTCTTCTATTTATAGCAACAATCATTTATGAATTTTTTTCAAGAATTATTAATAAATCAGTTCCAAATGAAAAAAGAAGAGATTTCTTTAGAAAAAGTCTTGATATAGGTTCAATCCTTATAGCAAGTAGTGTAAATGCAAAAGCTATGTATAATGCTAGACATATAGAAATTGAAAAAGTTCAAATAAAAATAAATAAACTAAAACAAAAATATAAAATTATTCAATTAAGTGATATTCATATTGGAGGACTTGTAAATAAAAACTTTATTCATAATCTAGTAGAAAAAGTAAATAAGCTAAATGCTGACATCGTAGTTATTACAGGAGACTTAGTTGATACAAAATTAGATTATGCAAAAGCTGCTTTAGATGAATTAAAAAATTTAAAATCAAAATATGGTGTATATTTTATAGTTGGTAACCATGAGTACTTTCATGGAGTTAATGAAATTATTACCTATGTAAATAGTTTAAATATTAAAACTTTAGAAAATGAAAATGTGTTTATTGGAGAGCAAGAAGAAGGTTTCTACTTAGCTGGTGTTTATGATATTTTTGGGTATAAAGCTGATGCTTTCAAACCTGATTTAAAAAAGGCTTTAAATAAAACACAAAACTTCCCTAGAGTACTATTAGCACATCAACCAAAGTTTGTGAATGAGATTAAAGAAGATATCGATTTAATTCTTTGTGGGCATACACATGGAGGACAAATTGCTCCTTTTAATTTACTTGTCAGACTACAACAACCTTATATAAAAGGCTTGAACCAGCATACAAAAAACACTCAAGTTTATGTAAATAAAGGAACAGGTTTTTGGGGACCACCAATGAGGTTAGGTGCCAGTTCTGAAATTAGTGAGATAACTTTAACTCCTAACTAA
- a CDS encoding PAS domain S-box protein, whose product MKKIILFLSIFIMIVYANTVNLDFLMKNSKSPMLIIDPKNGEIINVNKSAALFYGYNIETLKTMNIKEINTFTKDQVQEEMQKAKDENRDHFIFNHRFADGSTQKVQVFSYPIIYNNKDMLFSTIHRLENQYLLDNFNKNLQEQVTLQISQIEESKKDIVTIFIASSLLLILFILILIYFLKQKRNLAEKLQKSNERFELAMDTTKDGLWDWNPITNKVYFSKAWKEMLGYEEYEIKEDLQEWSSRVHPDEIDKALEDIQKHLRAETDFYENIHRMKHKNGSWVWILDRGRAVFDSKGNPIRVIGFHTNITLQKEAQKKIEQQKEEFQKIFYNSNDAIAIVDLETNFLNFNDAYLKLTGFTKEELLKKSCLDLTSYDDIESTKKALELVFKEGHIENLEKICIVKDGRHVQTSMNIALMSDKQRMIITSRDITKLKNIQSQEKLASMGEMIGNIAHQWRQPLTVITANASGLKIQKELGILSDEDFHKAMDAIVSQSKYLSETIDDFRAYIKNDKAKEDTTIVQILEKTLSLSEATLKNNYIKVETQFQKDMKIHCFKNEVVQSFLNIINNAIDAIKTNLKPEELRLIFIKTQETSTGLSVSIKDNAGGIKKEIIPRVFEPYFTTKHQSVGTGIGLSLSHDILTNHHNAQITVMNDEYIYENTNYKGANFIIKFKKI is encoded by the coding sequence ATGAAGAAAATAATACTTTTTTTATCTATTTTTATAATGATAGTTTATGCAAATACTGTAAATCTTGATTTTTTAATGAAAAATAGTAAAAGTCCTATGTTAATTATTGACCCTAAAAATGGAGAAATAATAAATGTCAATAAAAGTGCAGCACTTTTTTATGGATATAATATAGAAACTTTAAAAACAATGAATATCAAAGAAATCAATACTTTTACTAAAGATCAAGTACAAGAAGAGATGCAAAAAGCAAAAGATGAAAATAGAGACCATTTTATTTTCAACCACAGATTTGCAGATGGTTCAACACAAAAAGTTCAAGTTTTTTCTTATCCTATTATATATAATAATAAAGATATGCTTTTTTCAACTATTCATAGGTTAGAAAATCAATATTTATTAGATAATTTTAATAAAAATCTCCAAGAACAAGTTACTTTACAAATATCTCAAATAGAAGAATCTAAAAAAGATATAGTAACAATTTTTATTGCAAGTTCTCTTTTACTAATTCTTTTTATATTAATTTTAATTTATTTTTTAAAGCAGAAAAGAAATTTAGCAGAAAAACTACAAAAAAGTAATGAACGCTTTGAATTAGCTATGGATACTACAAAAGATGGACTATGGGATTGGAACCCTATTACTAATAAAGTTTATTTTTCTAAAGCTTGGAAAGAAATGCTTGGGTATGAAGAATATGAAATTAAAGAAGATTTACAAGAGTGGAGCAGTAGAGTTCATCCTGACGAAATTGATAAAGCACTTGAAGATATTCAAAAACACTTAAGAGCAGAAACAGATTTTTATGAAAATATCCATAGAATGAAACATAAAAATGGTAGTTGGGTTTGGATTCTTGATAGAGGTAGGGCAGTTTTTGATTCAAAAGGTAATCCCATAAGAGTTATTGGATTTCATACAAATATCACTTTACAAAAAGAGGCTCAAAAAAAGATTGAGCAACAAAAAGAAGAGTTTCAGAAAATATTTTATAATTCAAATGATGCTATTGCAATTGTAGATTTAGAAACAAACTTTTTAAATTTTAATGATGCTTATTTAAAATTAACAGGTTTTACAAAAGAAGAATTATTAAAAAAATCATGTTTAGACCTTACTTCTTATGATGATATAGAGTCTACAAAAAAAGCATTAGAACTTGTCTTTAAGGAAGGACACATTGAAAATTTAGAAAAAATCTGTATTGTAAAAGATGGAAGACATGTTCAAACAAGTATGAATATTGCTTTAATGTCTGATAAACAAAGAATGATTATTACAAGTAGAGATATTACAAAGTTAAAGAATATCCAATCTCAAGAAAAACTTGCTTCTATGGGTGAAATGATAGGTAATATTGCCCATCAATGGAGACAACCTTTGACAGTAATTACTGCAAATGCTAGTGGTTTAAAAATACAAAAAGAATTAGGAATTTTATCTGATGAAGATTTTCATAAGGCAATGGATGCAATTGTAAGTCAATCTAAATATTTATCAGAAACAATAGATGATTTTAGAGCATATATTAAAAATGATAAAGCAAAAGAAGATACAACTATTGTGCAAATTTTGGAAAAAACTTTATCTTTGAGTGAAGCTACTTTAAAAAATAATTATATAAAAGTAGAAACACAATTCCAAAAAGATATGAAAATACATTGTTTCAAAAATGAAGTAGTTCAATCTTTCTTAAATATTATAAATAATGCAATTGATGCAATAAAAACCAATCTTAAACCAGAAGAGCTTAGATTAATTTTTATTAAAACACAAGAGACATCAACAGGTTTATCTGTATCTATAAAAGATAATGCAGGAGGAATAAAAAAAGAGATAATACCAAGAGTTTTTGAACCTTACTTTACAACAAAACATCAAAGTGTAGGTACTGGAATAGGACTTTCTTTATCCCATGATATTTTAACAAATCACCATAATGCTCAAATTACGGTTATGAATGATGAATATATTTATGAAAATACAAATTATAAAGGAGCAAATTTTATTATAAAATTTAAAAAAATTTAA
- a CDS encoding type IV pili methyl-accepting chemotaxis transducer N-terminal domain-containing protein: MKTISISQKIKVIGSLLILSIFFVISVTIFLNNKNKKDATIINIAGKQRMLTQRITKNIFYLYQIKENDFSEIEKARKEFNQGLSTLIKGNDLLKISKAPTKELETQMLKVMNLWKNFEKNVIDFQKALLEKDSDKLNSIILFIASSNNELLKEVDKIVSLYTSYIEEKTEFIKKFQYSSLAIMFLLALYSIFQLKRIEKNAREFIEKSKKITSSNIEDIQPINVNTEKEFVEVADNLNSFINKVSSAMNYSQTALEQSKKASKKLESLTEEFDSLIIELENKSDVIKDLDRSEDIMIESTDDLLKTTKKLQSLKTQLDNLLKNFSKENTN; the protein is encoded by the coding sequence ATGAAAACAATTAGTATTAGTCAAAAAATAAAAGTAATAGGTTCATTACTTATTTTATCAATTTTCTTTGTTATTTCAGTGACAATTTTTTTAAATAACAAAAATAAAAAAGATGCAACAATTATTAATATTGCAGGGAAGCAAAGAATGTTAACTCAAAGAATTACAAAAAATATTTTCTATTTGTATCAAATTAAAGAAAATGATTTTTCTGAAATAGAAAAGGCTAGAAAGGAGTTTAATCAAGGTTTATCAACATTAATTAAAGGTAATGATTTATTAAAAATTTCTAAAGCTCCAACAAAAGAACTTGAAACTCAAATGCTAAAAGTAATGAACTTATGGAAAAATTTTGAAAAAAATGTAATTGATTTTCAAAAAGCTCTTTTAGAAAAGGATTCAGATAAACTAAATTCTATTATACTATTTATAGCTTCTTCAAATAATGAACTATTAAAAGAAGTGGATAAAATTGTATCTTTATATACTTCATATATTGAGGAAAAAACTGAATTTATCAAAAAATTCCAATATAGCTCTTTGGCTATAATGTTTTTATTAGCTTTATACTCTATTTTTCAATTAAAAAGAATAGAAAAAAATGCTAGAGAATTTATTGAAAAATCTAAAAAAATAACTTCATCAAATATAGAGGATATCCAACCAATTAATGTTAATACAGAAAAAGAATTTGTTGAAGTTGCTGATAATTTAAACTCTTTTATAAATAAGGTTTCTTCTGCTATGAACTATTCACAAACTGCTTTAGAGCAGTCAAAAAAAGCCTCTAAAAAACTTGAAAGTTTAACAGAAGAGTTTGATAGTTTAATTATTGAATTAGAGAATAAATCAGATGTTATTAAAGATTTAGATAGAAGTGAAGATATTATGATTGAATCAACTGATGATTTACTAAAAACAACTAAAAAATTGCAATCTTTAAAAACACAGCTTGATAATCTTTTAAAAAATTTTAGTAAAGAAAATACAAATTAA